A window of the Capricornis sumatraensis isolate serow.1 chromosome 9, serow.2, whole genome shotgun sequence genome harbors these coding sequences:
- the LOC138085249 gene encoding olfactory receptor 2V2, with the protein MEIWLNQSSSDDFVLLGIFSHSSTDLVLFSAVMMVFIVALCGNVLLIFLIFMDPQLHTPMYFFLSQLSLMDLMLVCTNVPKMAANFLSGRKSISFLGCGMQIGLFVCLVGSEGLLLGLMAYDRYVAISHPLHYPILMSQRVCLQIVGSSWVFGIIDGLIQMVVVMTFPYCGLREVDHFFCEMLSLLKLACIDTSIFENVIFACCVFMLFLPFSIIVASYARILRTVLHMHSAQAARKALATCSSHLTAVFLFYGAAMFIYLRPKRYRAPSHDKVVSVFYTVLTPMLNPLIYSLRNREVMGALRKGLDHCRIVNHH; encoded by the coding sequence ATGGAGATATGGTTGAATCAATCATCTTCAGATGACTTTGTCCTCTTGGGCATCTTTTCCCACAGTTCCACTGACCTTGTTCTTTTCTCAGCAGTCATGATGGTCTTCATAGTGGCCCTCTGTGGGAATGTCCTCCTCATCTTCCTCATCTTCATGGATCCTCAACTTCATacacccatgtacttcttccttagTCAGCTCTCCCTCATGGATCTTATGTTGGTTTGTACCAATGTGCCCAAGATGGCGGCCAACTTCCTGTCTGGCAGGAAGTCTATCTCCTTTTTGGGTTGTGGCATGCAAATTGGCCTTTTTGTCTGCCTTGTGGGCTCTGAAGGGCTCTTGCTAGGACTCATGGCTTATGACCGGTATGTGGCCATTAGCCACCCACTTCACTATCCCATCCTCATGAGTCAGAGGGTCTGTCTCCAGATTGTTGGGAGCTCGTGGGTCTTTGGGATAATAGATGGTTTGATCCAAATGGTGGTAGTAATGACATTTCCGTACTGTGGCTTGAGGGAGGTGGACCACTTCTTTTGTGAGATGTTATCCTTGTTAAAGCTGGCCTGTATAGACACATCCATTTTTGAGAATGTGATATTTGCTTGCTGTGTCTTCATGCTGTTTCTTCCCTTCTCCATCATTGTGGCCTCCTATGCTCGTATCCTGAGAACTGTACTCCACATGCATTCTGCTCAGGCTGCCAGAAAGGCTCTCGCCACCTGTTCCTCCCACCTGacagctgtgttcctcttctaTGGGGCAGCCATGTTCATCTACCTGAGACCTAAGCGCTACCGGGCCCCAAGCCATGACAAGGTGGTCTCTGTCTTCTACACAGTCCTTACTCCTATGCTGAACCCCCTCATTTATAGCTTAAGAAATCGGGAGGTGATGGGAGCCCTGAGAAAAGGGCTGGACCATTGCAGAATTGTCAACCACCACTGA